ACTGGACAAGCGACTGCCCAAGTCCTTCAGCGATATTTGTAAACACAGCGAAAATTATCAAAATTACAAAGTGGCAAATTGTCAAGTTAAGATTGGGGGTCAGCTCAAGATTCTCCTTCAAGCTTCAATTCCTCTTGCCTCCCCAGGTAGATTTCTTTTTATCAAAGGTTTGTCAAAATAATTGACAATTAATGGAAGAGGCTCAGCATGAACCGGCGAGCATTGTTGCTGCTAAATCGCCACGCACGCCGAGGAAAAGAAGGTCTATCAGAGGCGGTTGCCAAATTGCAGGAGTTAGGATTTGACCTGCAAGAAGAGTCCACACAAAAGCCCCAGCAGATACCAGAAATTATCCGTCGCTACCGCGATCGCGTCGATCTCGTTATCATTGGTGGCGGAGATGGCACCCTAAATGCCGCTGCCGAGGGTCTGATTGACACGCAACTCCCGTTGGGCATCTTGCCTTTAGGAACAGCCAACGACCTGGCACGAACCCTTTCAATTCCTGTCTCCCTCCCCGAAGCTTGCGAGGTAATTGCAACAGGTCAAAAACAGCGAATTGACTTAGGTTGGGTGAATGGAAAGCACTTCTTCAATGTTGCTAGTCTCGGATTGAGCGTGCAAATTACTCAGCAGCTAACCAAAGAAACTAAGCAACGCTGGGGAGTCTTCGCCTATGCAGTCACCGCCATCCAGGTAGTTGGGCGATCGCGTCCTTTTCTAGCAAAAATTCGTCTCAATGGCGAATCTATTCAGGTGAGAACCGTTCAGATTGCCGTAGGCAACGGACGATATTACGGCGGTGGCATGACCGTTGCTGACGATGCTACCATTGACGACCAGCGCTTGGATCTGTACAGCTTGGAAGTTCAAAATGCATGGCAGATCGTCCGATTGCTACCTTCCATGCTAAAAGGAAAACAAGCAGAATGGCCTGAGGTGCGAAGTCTTCAAGGGCGGGAAATTGAGGTATCCACGCTAAAACCTCTCCCGATTAATACTGATGGTGAAATCACCACTTACACCCCTGCCAAATTTCGCCTAATTCCTAAAGCAATATCGGTTTTAGTTCCACAATCACCCCTACGCACTCCTTAAAATACCTCCCAGTCACCGGATTTAAGCCCTATGATTAAGTGCTAGTAGGTGTTAAAGCATTTCCCGTGACCCCATCTCCTTCACATTCAAAACCCGATCTAGCAAGCGTCTGGCATACTCTACCAGTGGACAAGACACTGGAGCAGCTAGCAAGCGACCCAGAAGTTGGTCTGACGACCCAGGAAGCCAAACAGCGGTTGCAGCAATACGGCCCCAACGAACTGCAAGAAACTGCGGGTCGAAGTACCTGGGAAATCTTGCTCGATCAGTTCAAGAACATCATGTTGTTGATGCTGATTCTAGTAGCACTGATTTCCGGGATTCTAGACCTGGTGGATTTACGCGCTGGCAGATTAGCCCCTGGTGAAATTCCCTTCAAGGACACAATTGCAATTTTACTGATTGTCATCCTTAACGGCGTCTTGGGCTATCTCCAGGAAAGCCGCGCCGAAAAAGCACTTGCCGCCCTCAAGAAGCTTTCCTCTCCGAAAGTGCGAACGATCCGCGATGGCAGACAATTAGAGGTGGAC
This Coleofasciculus sp. FACHB-T130 DNA region includes the following protein-coding sequences:
- a CDS encoding lipid kinase yields the protein MNRRALLLLNRHARRGKEGLSEAVAKLQELGFDLQEESTQKPQQIPEIIRRYRDRVDLVIIGGGDGTLNAAAEGLIDTQLPLGILPLGTANDLARTLSIPVSLPEACEVIATGQKQRIDLGWVNGKHFFNVASLGLSVQITQQLTKETKQRWGVFAYAVTAIQVVGRSRPFLAKIRLNGESIQVRTVQIAVGNGRYYGGGMTVADDATIDDQRLDLYSLEVQNAWQIVRLLPSMLKGKQAEWPEVRSLQGREIEVSTLKPLPINTDGEITTYTPAKFRLIPKAISVLVPQSPLRTP